One part of the Aspergillus fumigatus Af293 chromosome 7, whole genome shotgun sequence genome encodes these proteins:
- a CDS encoding stearoyl-CoA 9-desaturase sdeA yields MSAKPADASRPRAGDPKKVHIADTAITRQNWYKHVNWLNVFLIIGIPLYGCIQAFWVPLQLKTAIWAVVYYFFTGLGITAGYHRLWAHCSYSARLPLRIWLAAVGGGAVEGSIRWWARDHRAHHRYTDTDKDPYSVRKGLLYSHIGWMVMKQNPKRIGRTDITDLNEDPVVVWQHRNYLKVVLVMGLVVPMLVAGLGWGDWFGGFIYAGILRIFFVQQATFCVNSLAHWLGDQPFDDRNSPRDHVITALVTLGEGYHNFHHEFPSDYRNAIEWHQYDPTKWTIWIWKQLGLAYDLKQFRANEIEKGRIQQLQKKIDQKRAKLDWGIPLDQLPVMEWDDYVEQAKNGRGLIAIAGVVHDVTDFIKDHPGGKAMINSGIGKDATAMFNGGVYNHSNAAHNLLSTMRVGVIRGGCEVEIWKRAQKESGEYVRDESGQRIIRAGQQVTKIPDPIPTADAA; encoded by the exons ATGTCTGCGAAGCCTGCAGATGCTTCTCGCCCGCGGGCTGGTGATCCCAAGAAGGTCCATATCGCCGACACGGCCATCACTCGTCAGAACTGGTACAAGCATGTGAACTGGCTGaacgtcttcctcatcatcggtATCCCCTTGTACGGGTGCATCCAGGCTTTCTGGGTGCCTCTGCAGCTCAAGACCGCCATCTGGGCCGTTGTCTACTACTTCTTCACCGGTCTTGGTATCACAGCAG GATACCATCGTCTTTGGGCTCACTGCTCCTACTCTGCTCGTCTGCCTCTGCGTATCTGGCTCGCAGccgttggtggtggtgcagtCGAAGGGTCCATCCGCTGGTGGGCTCGTGACCACCGCGCTCACCACCGTTACACCGACACTGACAAGGATCCCTACTCTGTTCGCAAGGGTCTCCTCTACTCGCACATCGGCTGGATGGTTATGAAGCAGAACCCCAAGCGTATTGGCCGTACCGACATCACCGATTTGAACGAGGATCCTGTTGTTGTGTGGCAACACCGCAACTACCTGAAGGTCGTCCTGGTGATGGGGCTCGTTGTGCCCATGCTCGTGGCAGGTCTTGGCTGGGGTGACTGGTTTGGCGGCTTCATCTATGCCGGTATTCTGCGTATCTTCTTCGTTCAGCAAGCCACTTTTTGTGTCAACTCTCTGGCCCACTGGCTCGGCGATCAGCCCTTCGACGACCGCAACTCCCCCAGAGATCACGTTATCACTGCTCTGGTCACTCTTGGCGAGGGTTACCATAACTTCCATCACGAATTCCCCTCGGATTACCGCAACGCCATCGAGTGGCACCAGTATGACCCCACCAAGTGGACCATCTGGATCTGGAAGCAGCTTGGTCTAGCCTATGATCTGAAGCAGTTCCGTGCCAATGAAATCGAGAAGGGCCGTATTCAGCAgctccagaagaagatcgaccaGAAGCGTGCCAAGTTGGATTGGGGTATCCCTCTCGACCAGCTTCCCGTCATGGAGTGGGATGACTATGTTGAACAGGCTAAGAACGGCCGCGGACTGATTGCTATTGCTGGTGTTGTTCACGATGTGACCGATTTCATCAAGGACCACCCTGGTGGCAAAGCTATGATCAACTCCGGCATTGGCAAGGATGCTACTGCCATGTTCAACGGTGGAGTTTACAACCACTCAAATGCTGCCCACAACCTGCTGTCTACCATGCGTGTCGGCGTTATCCGCGGCGGCTGTGAAGTTGAGATCTGGAAGCGTGCCCAGAAGGAGAGCGGCGAATATGTCCGCGACGAGTCCGGTCAGCGCATTATCCGCGCTGGTCAGCAGGTCACCAAGATTCCCGACCCCATTCCCACCGCTGATGCGGCATGA
- a CDS encoding putative C2H2 finger domain protein, with the protein MTFAVGTVTGSDQQLDYKRKEPGDKEETMETDALRADGAPRKRKRARKVNSDRKFECTHEGCGKSYSRAEHLYRHQLNHTPKQIYRCDFPDCYRTFVRQDLCVRHRERHTTQGSQLQKRDHFAQAASQNKQQSQLPHNVANNNVPQMGSTQKPPILPATTVDLTSARSATTFPEGGVETLTPQSANGSSKHISVSSSTSMSLGRPLNYQPLIAQHGVGTPDSTTSRSNSLSNHSINSPPGQANAPFSPPDLQKPAYVPLTGRHSIYPSGSPSDQTYQLTGLNPISRTRPQDATAYSMSADVNGSSVVQSLPYGSPTGLQMPVGGFSDLSMNTVPPSTQASLDRSTSITGLDSLSGMITSADPAFDPMASCVYPIFGGETYNNRSPFAMADDFTAWLFNEPLPGSSSLTYPPTASMMPNYLDPTQLQNQFLISEPAFGSFLNGVLPQHPMSVTSILDPGSPQAIMSEEKRQELLHLMATRFNEAAYSAVAKRKDALMDGDVDDDSHVLSLRMMQTYIGSYWYHFHSQLPILHQPTFVADKAPNLLLLAVMAIGAATLDNIHGQEVTETAAELANFIGWHLRWEIFMDADFRPPAKLWVFQALLLLEVFEKMYSTRALHERAHIHHDTTLTLMRRGSSLIGRSALDSPASFRDDRQTRSTTGSGSNSEFAADDSWTHWIKAEATRRVAFAAFVLDSTHATMFGHSAKMVAHELRLPLPCDEALWSATSAAEVARVQSSLHANGVKPTMFLDGLKKTLNGQRVTTNAFGRTILMAGLLSVSWHMNQRDLQVSSLGVPQALGGRDKWRSALLRAFDNWRRDFDEALAQAGPPPFPNQYRRHSLEDDGVSESRDVLHGLAHMASHVDIVDCQIFAGAGRLMGRSITPRDYSAAREKMTERWATKASARDATFHALKFLSECLLNNRSVSEETGTYSGRDDYLLNRPWVIYVAVLVVWCYGYALDGPIASPPALETVADQRRDMEAFLRRVGGVREPHELATMKGRNQCLGLLMILRDGFANTRWELLSEASNLLQSCINKLRNQTPRAS; encoded by the exons ATGACATTTGCTGTTGGGACCGTAACCGGGTCCGATCAGCAACTCGACTACAAGCGAAAGGAACCGGGCGATAAGGAAGAGACCATGGAGACCGACGCCTTGCGAGCGGACGGCGCGCCGCGCAAACGCAAGAGGGCCCGCAAGGTGAACTCGGATCGGAAGTTTGAATGTACACATGAGGGCTGCGGCAAGAGTTATTCGCGTGCGGAGCATCTCTATCGCCACCAACTGAACC ACACTCCCAAGCAGATTTATCGATGCGACTTTCCTGACTGCTACCGGACCTTTGTACGGCAAGATCTATGCGTTCGGCACCGTGAACGGCACACGACGCAGGGCTCTCAGCTTCAGAAACGGGACCATTTCGCGCAAGCGGCTTCGCAGAATAAACAACAAAGCCAGTTGCCTCACAATGTGGCCAATAACAATGTTCCGCAAATGGGCAGTACCCAGAAGCCGCCAATCTTGCCCGCCACTACCGTTGATTTGACATCGGCGCGCTCCGCAACCACTTTCCCTGAAGGCGGGGTGGAGACTCTGACACCCCAGTCGGCTAATGGTTCCAGCAAGCATATATCAGTCTCATCGTCGACGTCGATGTCGCTCGGCCGACCGCTCAACTACCAACCGCTGATTGCTCAGCATGGTGTGGGGACACCAGACTCGACTACATCGAGGTCTAACAGTCTGAGCAATCATAGCATTAATTCTCCTCCTGGTCAAGCAAATGCTCCCTTCAGCCCTCCAGACCTGCAAAAGCCAGCGTATGTGCCGCTCACCGGCCGCCACTCCATATATCCGTCGGGCAGCCCCAGTGATCAGACATATCAACTGACCGGACTGAATCCCATTTCTAGGACAAGACCTCAAGACGCTACAGCATACTCCATGTCAGCCGATGTCAACGGCTCTTCGGTAGTTCAGTCGCTGCCGTATGGCTCTCCCACGGGCCTACAGATGCCTGTCGGTGGATTTTCCGATCTTTCGATGAATACCGTGCCGCCCTCCACCCAGGCGTCGCTGGACAGATCAACCAGCATTACTGGATTAGATTCCCTGTCGGGTATGATCACTTCCGCAGATCCTGCATTCGATCCGATGGCCTCTTGCGTCTACCCGATTTTCGGCGGCGAAACATACAACAACCGCTCCCCCTTTGCGATGGCCGATGATTTCACCGCGTGGCTGTTCAATGAACCTCTTCCGGGATCGTCGTCCCTGACCTATCCTCCCACGGCCTCCATGATGCCGAATTATCTGGATCCGACACAGCTGCAGAATCAGTTCCTCATCAGCGAGCCAGCGTTCGGCAGTTTCCTGAACGGCGTTCTTCCGCAACATCCCATGAGTGTCACCAGTATCTTAGATCCCGGTTCGCCCCAGGCGATCATGTcggaggagaagcgacagGAGTTGCTGCATCTCATGGCCACTCGATTTAACGAAGCCGCCTATTCGGCAGTGGCAAAGCGCAAGGATGCTCTGATGGATGGAGACGTTGACGATGACAGCCATGTTCTGAGCTTGCGCATGATGCAGACATATATCGGCTCTTACTGGTACCACTTTCACTCGCAGCTCCCCATTCTGCACCAACCTACCTTTGTCGCGGATAAGGCGCCAAATCTCCTTCTCTTGGCCGTCATGGCCATTGGAGCAGCCACCCTTGACAACATCCATGGGCAAGAGGTCACCGAGACGGCTGCGGAACTGGCCAACTTCATAGGGTGGCATCTACGGTGGGAGATTTTCATGGATGCTGATTTCCGACCGCCCGCCAAGCTCTGGGTTTTCCAGGCTTTACTCCTGCTCGAGGTCTTCGAAAAGATGTACTCGACTCGCGCATTGCACGAGCGCGCGCATATTCATCACGACACCACCCTGACGCTGATGCGTCGCGGCAGCTCGTTGATCGGCCGCTCCGCACTCGACTCACCCGCAAGCTTCAGAGACGACCGGCAGACTAGATCCACGACAGGATCTGGTTCGAACTCGGAATTCGCTGCAGACGATTCCTGGACGCACTGGATCAAGGCGGAGGCCACCAGACGGGTTGCATTTGCGGCCTTTGTGCTGGATTCTACCCATGCCACTATGTTCGGGCATTCGGCGAAGATGGTGGCCCATGAGCTCCGGCTCCCACTCCCCTGCGACGAAGCCTTGTGGTCCGCCACCAGTGCCGCCGAAGTTGCCCGCGTCCAATCCAGCCTGCATGCAAATGGAGTGAAGCCGACCATGTTTCTCGACGGGCTCAAAAAGACGCTCAACGGACAGCGTGTTACCACGAATGCCTTCGGGCGCACTATCCTGATGGCCGGTCTGCTTAGTGTCAGCTGGCACATGAATCAGCGCGACCTGCAAGTCAGCTCGCTGGGCGTTCCGCAGGCTCTCGGTGGACGGGACAAATGGCGATCAGCCCTTCTGCGAGCTTTTGATAACTGGCGGCGCGACTTTGACGAGGCCCTGGCTCAGGCAGGACCTCCTCCGTTCCCTAATCAGTACCGACGGCATTCcctcgaagacgatggcgtcTCCGAGTCTCGGGATGTCCTGCATGGACTGGCTCACATGGCCTCGCATGTCGACATTGTAGACTGTCAGATATTTGCAGGAGCGGGCCGACTCATGGGGCGGTCAATTACTCCACGCGACTACAGCGCTGCCCGTGAGAAGATGACCGAACGATGGGCCACCAAGGCCTCAGCGCGAGACGCGACGTTTCACGCCCTCAAGTTTCTCTCCGAATGTCTGTTGAATAACCGGAGTGTATCCGAAGAAACCGGAACCTACTCCGGACGCGATGACTATCTGCTCAACCGGCCATGGGTCATCTATGTTGCAGTGCTGGTCGTCTGGTGCTATGGATATGCGCTCGACGGGCCGATCGCCTCGCCTCCCGCGCTGGAAACGGTAGCTGACCAGCGACGCGACATGGAAGCCTTTCTCCGCCGGGTCGGCGGGGTGCGAGAGCCCCACGAGCTGGCGACGATGAAGGGTCGCAACCAGTGCCTCGGCCTGTTGATGATTCTGCGAGATGGCTTCGCCAACACCCGGTGGGAGCTCCTCTCGGAAGCATCCAATCTATTGCAAAGCTGCATCAACAAACTGCGGAATCAGACGCCGCGCGCGAGCTGA
- the mepB gene encoding M3 family metallopeptidase — MAPEHLRRPPQAPPLFTATAQSIVDDAKRLIETSRKVQDNIVANVKPESATFDSVLKPLAHDENTMALESHILSFYQAVSTEQELRDASSKAEELMDEFFIETVMREDVFKLVDAVLKKNESLDPESRRLLEKEHKDYIRNGLGLPAGPKRDRFKEIKKRLSQISIEFQKNLNEENGGIWFTREELDGVPEDVLSGLKKGEGEHEGKLWLTFKYPDLFPTMKYAKNAETRKRLMIENENKCNQNVPLFREAVILRDEAARLLGYPNHAAFRIEDKMAKTPKTVDDFLGDLRSRLTAGGHKEIKALLELKKADLESRGEPFDGRYYLWDHRFYDRLMLEKDYSLDQQLIAEYFPLQTTIEGMLKIFEELFGLVFVEITGEDREKVAPTGKGSDIVWHEDVQVFSVWNDEGEGSGFVGYLYLDLFPRPGKYGHAANFNLQPGFIDADGKRRYPATALVCNFTKPTAKKPSLLKHDEVVTLFHELGHGIHDLVSRTIYSRFHGTSTVRDFVEAPSQMLENWCWTPSQLKSLSKHYSTLSPEYLAAWQEQANGKPQPPERIPDEIIENLIRTKHVNDALFNLRQLHFGIFDMTVHEAESHEQIQKLPISTTYNQLRKQIALQDGPEVLGMGDEWGHGEATFGHLIGGYDAGYYGYLR, encoded by the exons ATGGCTCCCGAACATCTACGTCGGCCGCCGCAGGCCCCGCCCCTCTTTACCGCGACTGCTCAgtccatcgtcgacgatgccAAGCGCCTCATCGAGACATCCCGCAAAGTGCAGGACAACATCGTTGCGAATGTCAAGCCTGAGTCCGCGACTTTCGATTCGGTGCTGAAGCCTCTGGCTCATGATGAGAATACCATGGCGCTAGAATCCCACATTCTGAGCTTCTACCAGGCTGTGTCGACGGAGCAGGAGCTGCGGGATGCGTCATCCAAGGCAGAGGAATTGATGGACGAGTTCTTCATTGAGACTGTGATGCGTGAAGACGTATTCAAGCTCGTCGATGCtgtgctgaagaagaacgagagTCTCGACCCCGAGTCCCGGAgactgctggagaaggaacacAAGGATTACATCCGCAATGGCTTGGGCCTTCCAGCCGGACCGAAGCGGGATCGcttcaaggagatcaagaagcgTCTGAGCCAGATTAGCATTGAATTCCAGAAGAACCTGAACGAGGAGAACGGTGGAATCTGGTTCACGCGCGAGGAGCTCGACGGCGTGCCAGAGGACGTTCTATCTGGTTTGAAGAAGGGCGAGGGCGAGCATGAAGGCAAGCTCTGGTTGACCTTCAAGTATCCCGATCTGTTCCCGACCATGAAGTATGCGAAGAACGCGGAGACGCGCAAGCGGCTGATGATCGAGAACGAGAACAAGTGCAACCAGAACGTGCCTCTGTTCCGGGAGGCCGTCATCCTGCGTGATGAGGCCGCTCGTCTGCTTGGATACCCCAACCACGCGGCGTTCCGCATTGAAGATAAGATGGCTAAGACCCCAAAGACGGTTGACGACTTCTTAGGAGACTTGCGGTCGCGTCTGACTGCTGGAGGGCACAAAGAGATTAAGGCTTTGTTGGAGCTCAAGAAAGCAGATCTCGAGTCTCGCGGCGAGCCCTTCGATGGCCGCTACTATCTGTGGGACCACCGGTTCTACGACCGCCTCATGCTCGAGAAGGATTACTCGCTGGATCAGCAACTGATCGCTGAGTACTTTCCCCTGCAGACGACCATTGAAGGCATGCTGAAGATATTCGAAGAGCTGTTTGGTCTTGTTTTCGTCGAGATTACCGGTGAGGATCGTGAAAAGGTTGCGCCCACTGGCAAGGGAAGCGACATCGTCTGGCACGAAGATGTCCAGGTCTTTAGCGTCTGGAacgacgagggcgagggcAGTGGGTTCGTGGGCTACCTCTACTTGGACCTGTTCCCCCGCCCCGGCAAGTATGGCCACGCGGCCAACTTCAATCTCCAGCCG GGCTTCATCGACGCTGACGGCAAGCGGCGCTACCCGGCCACTGCATTGGTGTGCAATTTCACCAAGCCCACGGCCAAGAAACCTAGTCTCCTCAAGCACGACGAGGTGGTGACTCTGTTCCATGAGCTTGGACACGGAATCCACGACCTCGTCTCCAGGACGATCTACTCGCGCTTCCACGGGACCAGCACTGTCCGGGACTTTGTTGAAGCTCCCAGTCAGATGCTGGAGAACTGGTGCTGGACACCGTCCCAGCTCAAGTCCCTGAGCAAGCACTACTCTACCCTGTCCCCTGAGTACCTTGCCGCCTGGCAAGAACAGGCCAACGGCAAGCCCCAGCCGCCCGAGCGCATTCCCGACGAAATCATCGAGAACCTGATCCGCACCAAGCACGTCAACGACGCGCTGTTCAACCTCCGCCAGCTGCACTTTGGCATCTTCGACATGACGGTGCACGAAGCTGAGAGCCACGAGCAGATCCAGAAGCTGCCCATCTCCACCACATACAACCAGTTGCGTAAGCAGATCGCGCTGCAGGACGGCCCCGAGGTCCTAGGAATGGGCGACGAATGGGGCCACGGCGAAGCAACCTTTGGCCACTTGATTGGGGGCTATGATGCCGGATACTACGGATATCTCAGGTAA
- the uapC gene encoding nucleobase:cation symporter-2 family protein: protein MDGPDRIGPDHSPRRTLRDKARRLVKTWTTKEGLVGDYNYAYLFTPRIPFTKNIRRTAPFFGLHDRLPVLLAFILGLQHALAMLAGVISPPIILGGSSGANFGDAEYQYLVSTSLIASGLLSAVQMARLRIWKTRYFIGTGLISVVGTSFSTITVASGTFSQMYASGYCPTDANGNRLPCPRGYGAILGTACLCSLLTIGLSFMSPRILKRIFPPMVTGPTVLLIGASLIESGMKDWAGGSGCGSDPSARALCPSAGAPHALPWGSAEFIGLGFLVFVTIILCERFGSPIMKSCAVVVGLLVGCIVAAACGYFDRSGIDSAPVVSFIWVKTFPLTIYAPLILPFLALYIVIMMESIGDITATCDVSQLEVEGADFDSRVQGGVLGNGLTCLLAGLFTITPMSVFAQNNGVIALTKCANRKAGYCCCFFLVVMGVFAKFAAAIVAIPKPVLGGMTTFLFSSVAISGIRIISTIPFTRRNRFILTASFAVGMAATLVPDWFSYFFTYSGDNHALEGLLNAVELVMENGFAITAVIGLVLNLVLPEDPEDEAAIVEATARDAPTEELKDSDPSSLKAGQPSGSLAV from the exons ATGGACGGTCCTGATCGAATCGGCCCTGATCACAGTCCCAGGCGGACTCTCCGTGATAAAGCTCGACGGCTGGTGAAGACATGGACTACCAA AGAAGGATTGGTTGGAGACTACAACTACGCCTACCTGTTCACACCAAGAATCCCTTTTACCAAGAACATCAGAAGGACGGCCCCTTTCTTTGGACTGCATGACAGGTTACCTGTGCTGCTTGCCTTCATTCTGGGTCTTCAACATGCTCTCGCAATGTTGGCTGGAG TCATATCCCCTCCCATCATCTTGGGCGGTTCTAGCGGCGCCAATTTCGGGGATGCCGAATACCAGTACCTTGTTTCCACATCCCTGATTGCCTCCGGTCTGCTATCCGCGGTTCAGATGGCCCGCTTACGCATTTGGAAGACCCGCTACTTCATTGGTACTGGATTGATCTCGGTCGTCGgcacctccttctccacaATCACCGTCGCATCGGGAACATTCTCTCAGATGTATGCGTCTGGATACTGTCCCACAGATGCCAACGGCAACAGATTGCCATGCCCCAGAGGTTACGGTGCTATCCTGGGCACGGCTTGCTTATGCTCTCTACTTACGATCGGCCTGTCTTTCATGAGTCCAAGGATTTTAAAACGCATTTTCCCGCCTATGGTGACGGGTCCTACGGTTCTCTTGATCGGAGCAAGCCTCATTGAAAGTGGCATGAAGGACTGGGCTGGTGGCTCTGGCTGTGGATCTGACCCATCCGCTCGTGCTTTGTGTCCCAGTGCTGGTGCGCCACATGCTCTCCCCTGGGGAAGTGCCGAGTTCATTGGCCTCGGATTCCTGGTTTTCGTGACGATCATTCTTTGCGAGCGGTTCGGATCCCCCATTATGAAATCGTGCGCCGTCGTGGTCGGCCTTCTGGTTGGCTGTATCGTGGCAGCTGCCTGCGGCTATTTCGACCGGTCGGGCATCGACTCTGCGCCCGTTGTCTCGTTCATCTGGGTGAAAACCTTCCCATTGACTATCTACGCGCCTCTGATCCTTCCGTTCCTCGCGCTCTACATCGTTATCATGATGGAATCAATCGGTGATATCACTGCCACATGCGACGTCTCCCAGCTCGAAGTCGAAGGCGCGGACTTTGATTCGCGCGTCCAGGGTGGTGTGCTAGGCAATGGATTGACGTGCCTGCTGGCTGGACTCTTTACCATCACGCCCATGTCGGTCTTTGCTCAGAACAACGGTGTCATTGCTCTGACAAAGTGCGCCAATCGCAAGGCCGggtactgctgctgcttcttcctcgtcgtcatgGGTGTCTTCGCCAAGTTTGCTGCTGCCATCGTGGCCATCCCCAAGCCTGTCCTGGGCGGCATGACCACGTTTTTGTTCTCGTCCGTAGCCATCTCCGGCATCCGTATCATCTCCACGATCCCATTTACCCGGCGTAACCGGTTTATTCTGACGGCCTCTTTCGCGGTGGGTATGGCGGCTACGCTGGTGCCCGACTGGTTCTCGTACTTCTTCACGTATAGTGGTGATAACCATGCCCTGGAGGGTCTGTTGAACGCTGTGGAGCTCGTCATGGAAAATGGATTTGCTATTACTGCGGTCATCGGATTGGTCCTCAACCTCGTCCTTCCGGAAGATCCGGAAGACGAGGCGGCCATCGTCGAGGCTACGGCAAGGGATGCGCCAAcggaggagctgaaggacTCAGACCCTTCGTCACTTAAAGCTGGGCAACCGTCCGGCTCTCTGGCTGTATGA
- a CDS encoding MOSC domain protein: MTVALLSLNLLVTPGLYVSSMLSQLTYSFTNVQQDAVKALLSTAGISLLSILPVIIIIVRQYSSAHPRQPRGCRRLGLPPGHTNLHDEFDPKYSKGTSSDVDGKGQPSWRIKALFTHPIKSCAAIELDVTHVVSTGFAFDRQFCFAEQFTPDQASASDGKTQPYWDARTLRNGHYSRLTLIRPEIWVPDPAAPDYAPDLDEVRSQGVMVVYYPRPAERGRSSFLIKLGVALRLVPRELSFRVPLVPPSDRASAYPSVPVRIWKDTPVAYDYGRHLPHSLREFLAPTAADAGVSRPLTLFRVDPTHHRQVFRNAPRKEELGFQPVTGFADAYPLHILNIASVHDVAARCARDIPRLSVRRFRANIIVEGPEAFAEDHWKRILIRPTGGKSDADSGVEIHVACRTMRCRLPNVDPATGIRHASEPDRTLKSYRRIDPGDPTNACLGMQCVPAAQGS, encoded by the coding sequence ATGACTGTTGCGCTGCTGAGTTTGAATTTGCTAGTGACTCCAGGTCTTTACGTCTCGTCAATGCTGAGTCAACTTACATACAGCTTCACCAACGTCCAACAAGATGCTGTGAAGGCTTTACTGTCAACTGCAGGCATTTCACTGCTTTCAATTTTACCCGTAATTATCATCATTGTCCGTCAATATAGCTCTGCCCATCCAAGGCAGCCGAGAGGATGCCGCAGGCTAGGTCTACCACCGGGCCACACCAACCTCCACGACGAATTCGACCCCAAGTATAGCAAGGGAACTTCAAGCGATGTCGATGGCAAAGGTCAGCCTTCATGGCGCATCAAAGCGCTCTTCACCCATCCGATCAAAAGCTGCGCTGCGATAGAGTTGGACGTCACCCACGTCGTATCGACCGGATTCGCGTTCGACCGGCAGTTCTGCTTCGCGGAACAATTCACGCCTGACCAAGCAAGCGCCAGCGATGGGAAGACGCAGCCGTACTGGGATGCGCGGACTCTCCGTAACGGCCATTACAGCCGGCTGACGCTCATCCGGCCTGAGATCTGGGTCCCTGATCCCGCTGCGCCCGactacgcgcctgatctgGACGAGGTCAGGTCCCAGGGTGTGATGGTCGTGTACTACCCACGACCAGCTGAGCGAGGGCGTTCGTCGTTCTTGATTAAGTTGGGGGTAGCCCTGCGTCTGGTCCCCCGGGAGCTGTCATTCAGGGTTCCGCTCGTGCCGCCATCGGACCGCGCCAGCGCTTATCCTTCTGTACCGGTGAGGATCTGGAAAGATACCCCGGTGGCATACGACTACGGCCGGCATCTTCCGCATTCTCTGCGGGAGTTTCTAGCTCCAACAGCCGCCGACGCCGGTGTCTCTCGTCCTCTCACCCTCTTCCGCGTCGACCCCACGCACCACCGGCAGGTCTTCCGCAACGCGCCTCGCAAAGAGGAGCTGGGATTTCAACCTGTGACAGGCTTCGCGGACGCGTATCCCCTACATATCCTCAACATCGCGAGTGTCCATGACGTTGCCGCGCGATGTGCACGGGATATCCCCCGGCTCTCGGTGCGGCGGTTCAGGGCaaacatcatcgtcgaggGGCCCGAGGCGTTTGCGGAAGATCACTGGAAGCGCATCCTGATTCGACCAACAGGGGGGAAGAGCGACGCTGACTCCGGGGTCGAGATACATGTCGCCTGTCGGACGATGCGCTGTCGGCTGCCGAATGTTGACCCTGCCACGGGTATCCGGCATGCGTCTGAACCGGATAGGACGCTGAAGAGCTATAGGCGGATTGACCCTGGGGATCCGACGAATGCGTGTTTGGGGATGCAGTGTGTTCCTGCTGCACAGGGTTCGTGA